Proteins encoded by one window of Oreochromis niloticus isolate F11D_XX linkage group LG17, O_niloticus_UMD_NMBU, whole genome shotgun sequence:
- the si:ch73-352p4.8 gene encoding cystine/glutamate transporter isoform X4, which yields MCRTCKLHTERLQPQREMEGTRIKKEGNDEKDKRDDEVVCLRRQIGLLPAVSFIIGTVVGSGIFIAPKGVLMNSGSVGLSLLVWVLCGVLSLFGALCYAELGTTFTKSGGHYTYLLETLGPLPAFLRLWVEFLFIRPAVASYVSLAFGRYVVEPFFTPCAAPTVLIRLVGILGVTFVVAVNCWSVNMASRTQVTLTFIKMFALVLIIVPGVIALAKGRTENFQNGFEVDLLTLDKLPLAFYSGLYAYGGWFYLNFITEEVINPNRNMPLAIILSIVAVTVFYVLINVAYYTMMTPAEVLLSDAVAVTFANRAFQGLAPVIPILVAISCLGALNGGFFGAPRMLFVGAREGHWPAIFSMIHIRRHTPLPAVLLLYPLVVFMLVTGEIYQLLNFASFSRWFFIALATLGMLIHRYRFPLHPRPFKVPLVIGITFTVVSFFIVGLSLYSDPWNTGQSCALTLTGVPVYYMTVYRFRLPRRCRRIFDYCSKQLQILLEVAQQEVQTY from the exons ATGTGCaggacatgcaaactccacacagaaaggctccaG CCACAGAGAGAAATGGAGGGGACCAGGATAAAGAAAGAGGGAAATGACGAGAAGGATAAGAGAGATGATGAAGTGGTGTGCCTTCGGAGGCAGATCGGACTGCTGCCTGCCGTGTCCTTCATCATTGGGACTGTGGTGGGCAGTGGGATCTTCATTGCACCGAAAGGAGTCCTGATGAACAGTGGCAGCGTGGGGTTGTCTCTGCTGGTGTGGGTGCTGTGTGGCgtcctttctctctttg GAGCCCTGTGTTATGCAGAACTGGGCACCACTTTTACAAAATCAGGGGGTCACTACACATACCTGCTGGAGACTTTGGGGCCTCTGCCTGCCTTCCTACGACTCTGGGTTGAGTTTTTATTCATCAG ACCAGCTGTTGCGTCTTATGTCTCCCTTGCCTTTGGTCGTTATGTGGTGGAGCCATTCTTCACACCCTGTGCTGCTCCCACAGTGCTCATCAGACTCGTCGGTATCCTTGGAGTGA CGTTTGTCGTAGCCGTCAATTGCTGGAGTGTGAACATGGCCTCTCGCACTCAGGTCACCTTGACTTTCATTAAGATGTTTGCCCTGGTCCTCATCATCGTCCCCGGTGTCATTGCACTGGCCAAAG GGAGGACAGAAAATTTTCAGAATGGTTTCGAGGTTGACTTGTTAACACTGGATAAGTTGCCACTGGCCTTCTATAGTGGCCTCTATGCCTATGGTGGATG GTTTTATTTGAACTTTATCACAGAAGAAGTCATAAACCCTAATAG AAACATGCCACTGGCAATAATCTTGTCCATTGTGGCAGTGACAGTCTTTTATGTGCTTATTAATGTGGCCTACTACACCATGATGACTCCCGCTGAGGTGCTTCTGTCAGATGCTGTGGCTGTG ACATTTGCCAACCGTGCTTTTCAGGGGTTGGCTCCTGTGATCCCCATTCTTGTTGCCATATCTTGCCTTGGAGCACTTAACGGTGGCTTCTTTGGGGCACCTAG GATGCTGTTTGTGGGAGCCAGGGAAGGCCACTGGCCAGCCATCTTTTCCATGATTCACATCCGCAGACACACACCTTTACCTGCTGTGTTGTTACTG TACCCCTTGGTAGTTTTCATGTTAGTCACTGGAGAGATTTACCAGCTCCTCAACTTTGCCTCCTTTTCACGCTGGTTCTTCATCGCCTTGGCAACCTTGGGGATGCTCATACATCGATATCGTTTTCCTCTCCACCCAAGACCTTTTAAG GTGCCCTTGGTCATTGGAATCACCTTCACAGTGGTCTCCTTCTTCATCGTGGGTCTGTCTCTTTACTCTGACCcctggaacacaggacaaagttGTGCTCTAACACTGACTGGTGTCCCAGTTTACTATATGACTGTCTACCGCTTTCGTTTGCCCCGTAGATGCAGgcgcatatttg ACTACTGCAGCAAACAGCTACAGATCCTTCTAGAAGTGGCTCAACAGGAAGTCCAGACTTACTGA
- the si:ch73-352p4.8 gene encoding cystine/glutamate transporter isoform X1 — protein sequence MFPSWNFILKEIQKHLDWFFQFVRLNCVEARRSQEERLWEEAGLPDNHADMCRTCKLHTERLQCPAHSPCDLQPQREMEGTRIKKEGNDEKDKRDDEVVCLRRQIGLLPAVSFIIGTVVGSGIFIAPKGVLMNSGSVGLSLLVWVLCGVLSLFGALCYAELGTTFTKSGGHYTYLLETLGPLPAFLRLWVEFLFIRPAVASYVSLAFGRYVVEPFFTPCAAPTVLIRLVGILGVTFVVAVNCWSVNMASRTQVTLTFIKMFALVLIIVPGVIALAKGRTENFQNGFEVDLLTLDKLPLAFYSGLYAYGGWFYLNFITEEVINPNRNMPLAIILSIVAVTVFYVLINVAYYTMMTPAEVLLSDAVAVTFANRAFQGLAPVIPILVAISCLGALNGGFFGAPRMLFVGAREGHWPAIFSMIHIRRHTPLPAVLLLYPLVVFMLVTGEIYQLLNFASFSRWFFIALATLGMLIHRYRFPLHPRPFKVPLVIGITFTVVSFFIVGLSLYSDPWNTGQSCALTLTGVPVYYMTVYRFRLPRRCRRIFDYCSKQLQILLEVAQQEVQTY from the exons ATGTTCCCTTCCTGGAATTTCATCCTAAAAGAGATCCAAAAACACCTGGACTGGTTTTTTCAGTTCGTGCGCTTAAACTGCGTGGAGGCTAGACGCAGTCAGGAGGAGAG actgtgggaggaagctggattACCTGACAACCATGCAGACATGTGCaggacatgcaaactccacacagaaaggctccaG TGTCCAGCACATTCGCCCTGTGACCTACAGCCACAGAGAGAAATGGAGGGGACCAGGATAAAGAAAGAGGGAAATGACGAGAAGGATAAGAGAGATGATGAAGTGGTGTGCCTTCGGAGGCAGATCGGACTGCTGCCTGCCGTGTCCTTCATCATTGGGACTGTGGTGGGCAGTGGGATCTTCATTGCACCGAAAGGAGTCCTGATGAACAGTGGCAGCGTGGGGTTGTCTCTGCTGGTGTGGGTGCTGTGTGGCgtcctttctctctttg GAGCCCTGTGTTATGCAGAACTGGGCACCACTTTTACAAAATCAGGGGGTCACTACACATACCTGCTGGAGACTTTGGGGCCTCTGCCTGCCTTCCTACGACTCTGGGTTGAGTTTTTATTCATCAG ACCAGCTGTTGCGTCTTATGTCTCCCTTGCCTTTGGTCGTTATGTGGTGGAGCCATTCTTCACACCCTGTGCTGCTCCCACAGTGCTCATCAGACTCGTCGGTATCCTTGGAGTGA CGTTTGTCGTAGCCGTCAATTGCTGGAGTGTGAACATGGCCTCTCGCACTCAGGTCACCTTGACTTTCATTAAGATGTTTGCCCTGGTCCTCATCATCGTCCCCGGTGTCATTGCACTGGCCAAAG GGAGGACAGAAAATTTTCAGAATGGTTTCGAGGTTGACTTGTTAACACTGGATAAGTTGCCACTGGCCTTCTATAGTGGCCTCTATGCCTATGGTGGATG GTTTTATTTGAACTTTATCACAGAAGAAGTCATAAACCCTAATAG AAACATGCCACTGGCAATAATCTTGTCCATTGTGGCAGTGACAGTCTTTTATGTGCTTATTAATGTGGCCTACTACACCATGATGACTCCCGCTGAGGTGCTTCTGTCAGATGCTGTGGCTGTG ACATTTGCCAACCGTGCTTTTCAGGGGTTGGCTCCTGTGATCCCCATTCTTGTTGCCATATCTTGCCTTGGAGCACTTAACGGTGGCTTCTTTGGGGCACCTAG GATGCTGTTTGTGGGAGCCAGGGAAGGCCACTGGCCAGCCATCTTTTCCATGATTCACATCCGCAGACACACACCTTTACCTGCTGTGTTGTTACTG TACCCCTTGGTAGTTTTCATGTTAGTCACTGGAGAGATTTACCAGCTCCTCAACTTTGCCTCCTTTTCACGCTGGTTCTTCATCGCCTTGGCAACCTTGGGGATGCTCATACATCGATATCGTTTTCCTCTCCACCCAAGACCTTTTAAG GTGCCCTTGGTCATTGGAATCACCTTCACAGTGGTCTCCTTCTTCATCGTGGGTCTGTCTCTTTACTCTGACCcctggaacacaggacaaagttGTGCTCTAACACTGACTGGTGTCCCAGTTTACTATATGACTGTCTACCGCTTTCGTTTGCCCCGTAGATGCAGgcgcatatttg ACTACTGCAGCAAACAGCTACAGATCCTTCTAGAAGTGGCTCAACAGGAAGTCCAGACTTACTGA
- the si:ch73-352p4.8 gene encoding cystine/glutamate transporter isoform X2, whose protein sequence is MFPSWNFILKEIQKHLDWFFQFVRLNCVEARRSQEERLWEEAGLPDNHADMCRTCKLHTERLQPQREMEGTRIKKEGNDEKDKRDDEVVCLRRQIGLLPAVSFIIGTVVGSGIFIAPKGVLMNSGSVGLSLLVWVLCGVLSLFGALCYAELGTTFTKSGGHYTYLLETLGPLPAFLRLWVEFLFIRPAVASYVSLAFGRYVVEPFFTPCAAPTVLIRLVGILGVTFVVAVNCWSVNMASRTQVTLTFIKMFALVLIIVPGVIALAKGRTENFQNGFEVDLLTLDKLPLAFYSGLYAYGGWFYLNFITEEVINPNRNMPLAIILSIVAVTVFYVLINVAYYTMMTPAEVLLSDAVAVTFANRAFQGLAPVIPILVAISCLGALNGGFFGAPRMLFVGAREGHWPAIFSMIHIRRHTPLPAVLLLYPLVVFMLVTGEIYQLLNFASFSRWFFIALATLGMLIHRYRFPLHPRPFKVPLVIGITFTVVSFFIVGLSLYSDPWNTGQSCALTLTGVPVYYMTVYRFRLPRRCRRIFDYCSKQLQILLEVAQQEVQTY, encoded by the exons ATGTTCCCTTCCTGGAATTTCATCCTAAAAGAGATCCAAAAACACCTGGACTGGTTTTTTCAGTTCGTGCGCTTAAACTGCGTGGAGGCTAGACGCAGTCAGGAGGAGAG actgtgggaggaagctggattACCTGACAACCATGCAGACATGTGCaggacatgcaaactccacacagaaaggctccaG CCACAGAGAGAAATGGAGGGGACCAGGATAAAGAAAGAGGGAAATGACGAGAAGGATAAGAGAGATGATGAAGTGGTGTGCCTTCGGAGGCAGATCGGACTGCTGCCTGCCGTGTCCTTCATCATTGGGACTGTGGTGGGCAGTGGGATCTTCATTGCACCGAAAGGAGTCCTGATGAACAGTGGCAGCGTGGGGTTGTCTCTGCTGGTGTGGGTGCTGTGTGGCgtcctttctctctttg GAGCCCTGTGTTATGCAGAACTGGGCACCACTTTTACAAAATCAGGGGGTCACTACACATACCTGCTGGAGACTTTGGGGCCTCTGCCTGCCTTCCTACGACTCTGGGTTGAGTTTTTATTCATCAG ACCAGCTGTTGCGTCTTATGTCTCCCTTGCCTTTGGTCGTTATGTGGTGGAGCCATTCTTCACACCCTGTGCTGCTCCCACAGTGCTCATCAGACTCGTCGGTATCCTTGGAGTGA CGTTTGTCGTAGCCGTCAATTGCTGGAGTGTGAACATGGCCTCTCGCACTCAGGTCACCTTGACTTTCATTAAGATGTTTGCCCTGGTCCTCATCATCGTCCCCGGTGTCATTGCACTGGCCAAAG GGAGGACAGAAAATTTTCAGAATGGTTTCGAGGTTGACTTGTTAACACTGGATAAGTTGCCACTGGCCTTCTATAGTGGCCTCTATGCCTATGGTGGATG GTTTTATTTGAACTTTATCACAGAAGAAGTCATAAACCCTAATAG AAACATGCCACTGGCAATAATCTTGTCCATTGTGGCAGTGACAGTCTTTTATGTGCTTATTAATGTGGCCTACTACACCATGATGACTCCCGCTGAGGTGCTTCTGTCAGATGCTGTGGCTGTG ACATTTGCCAACCGTGCTTTTCAGGGGTTGGCTCCTGTGATCCCCATTCTTGTTGCCATATCTTGCCTTGGAGCACTTAACGGTGGCTTCTTTGGGGCACCTAG GATGCTGTTTGTGGGAGCCAGGGAAGGCCACTGGCCAGCCATCTTTTCCATGATTCACATCCGCAGACACACACCTTTACCTGCTGTGTTGTTACTG TACCCCTTGGTAGTTTTCATGTTAGTCACTGGAGAGATTTACCAGCTCCTCAACTTTGCCTCCTTTTCACGCTGGTTCTTCATCGCCTTGGCAACCTTGGGGATGCTCATACATCGATATCGTTTTCCTCTCCACCCAAGACCTTTTAAG GTGCCCTTGGTCATTGGAATCACCTTCACAGTGGTCTCCTTCTTCATCGTGGGTCTGTCTCTTTACTCTGACCcctggaacacaggacaaagttGTGCTCTAACACTGACTGGTGTCCCAGTTTACTATATGACTGTCTACCGCTTTCGTTTGCCCCGTAGATGCAGgcgcatatttg ACTACTGCAGCAAACAGCTACAGATCCTTCTAGAAGTGGCTCAACAGGAAGTCCAGACTTACTGA
- the si:ch73-352p4.8 gene encoding cystine/glutamate transporter isoform X3, with translation MCRTCKLHTERLQCPAHSPCDLQPQREMEGTRIKKEGNDEKDKRDDEVVCLRRQIGLLPAVSFIIGTVVGSGIFIAPKGVLMNSGSVGLSLLVWVLCGVLSLFGALCYAELGTTFTKSGGHYTYLLETLGPLPAFLRLWVEFLFIRPAVASYVSLAFGRYVVEPFFTPCAAPTVLIRLVGILGVTFVVAVNCWSVNMASRTQVTLTFIKMFALVLIIVPGVIALAKGRTENFQNGFEVDLLTLDKLPLAFYSGLYAYGGWFYLNFITEEVINPNRNMPLAIILSIVAVTVFYVLINVAYYTMMTPAEVLLSDAVAVTFANRAFQGLAPVIPILVAISCLGALNGGFFGAPRMLFVGAREGHWPAIFSMIHIRRHTPLPAVLLLYPLVVFMLVTGEIYQLLNFASFSRWFFIALATLGMLIHRYRFPLHPRPFKVPLVIGITFTVVSFFIVGLSLYSDPWNTGQSCALTLTGVPVYYMTVYRFRLPRRCRRIFDYCSKQLQILLEVAQQEVQTY, from the exons ATGTGCaggacatgcaaactccacacagaaaggctccaG TGTCCAGCACATTCGCCCTGTGACCTACAGCCACAGAGAGAAATGGAGGGGACCAGGATAAAGAAAGAGGGAAATGACGAGAAGGATAAGAGAGATGATGAAGTGGTGTGCCTTCGGAGGCAGATCGGACTGCTGCCTGCCGTGTCCTTCATCATTGGGACTGTGGTGGGCAGTGGGATCTTCATTGCACCGAAAGGAGTCCTGATGAACAGTGGCAGCGTGGGGTTGTCTCTGCTGGTGTGGGTGCTGTGTGGCgtcctttctctctttg GAGCCCTGTGTTATGCAGAACTGGGCACCACTTTTACAAAATCAGGGGGTCACTACACATACCTGCTGGAGACTTTGGGGCCTCTGCCTGCCTTCCTACGACTCTGGGTTGAGTTTTTATTCATCAG ACCAGCTGTTGCGTCTTATGTCTCCCTTGCCTTTGGTCGTTATGTGGTGGAGCCATTCTTCACACCCTGTGCTGCTCCCACAGTGCTCATCAGACTCGTCGGTATCCTTGGAGTGA CGTTTGTCGTAGCCGTCAATTGCTGGAGTGTGAACATGGCCTCTCGCACTCAGGTCACCTTGACTTTCATTAAGATGTTTGCCCTGGTCCTCATCATCGTCCCCGGTGTCATTGCACTGGCCAAAG GGAGGACAGAAAATTTTCAGAATGGTTTCGAGGTTGACTTGTTAACACTGGATAAGTTGCCACTGGCCTTCTATAGTGGCCTCTATGCCTATGGTGGATG GTTTTATTTGAACTTTATCACAGAAGAAGTCATAAACCCTAATAG AAACATGCCACTGGCAATAATCTTGTCCATTGTGGCAGTGACAGTCTTTTATGTGCTTATTAATGTGGCCTACTACACCATGATGACTCCCGCTGAGGTGCTTCTGTCAGATGCTGTGGCTGTG ACATTTGCCAACCGTGCTTTTCAGGGGTTGGCTCCTGTGATCCCCATTCTTGTTGCCATATCTTGCCTTGGAGCACTTAACGGTGGCTTCTTTGGGGCACCTAG GATGCTGTTTGTGGGAGCCAGGGAAGGCCACTGGCCAGCCATCTTTTCCATGATTCACATCCGCAGACACACACCTTTACCTGCTGTGTTGTTACTG TACCCCTTGGTAGTTTTCATGTTAGTCACTGGAGAGATTTACCAGCTCCTCAACTTTGCCTCCTTTTCACGCTGGTTCTTCATCGCCTTGGCAACCTTGGGGATGCTCATACATCGATATCGTTTTCCTCTCCACCCAAGACCTTTTAAG GTGCCCTTGGTCATTGGAATCACCTTCACAGTGGTCTCCTTCTTCATCGTGGGTCTGTCTCTTTACTCTGACCcctggaacacaggacaaagttGTGCTCTAACACTGACTGGTGTCCCAGTTTACTATATGACTGTCTACCGCTTTCGTTTGCCCCGTAGATGCAGgcgcatatttg ACTACTGCAGCAAACAGCTACAGATCCTTCTAGAAGTGGCTCAACAGGAAGTCCAGACTTACTGA
- the si:ch73-352p4.8 gene encoding cystine/glutamate transporter isoform X5, giving the protein MEGTRIKKEGNDEKDKRDDEVVCLRRQIGLLPAVSFIIGTVVGSGIFIAPKGVLMNSGSVGLSLLVWVLCGVLSLFGALCYAELGTTFTKSGGHYTYLLETLGPLPAFLRLWVEFLFIRPAVASYVSLAFGRYVVEPFFTPCAAPTVLIRLVGILGVTFVVAVNCWSVNMASRTQVTLTFIKMFALVLIIVPGVIALAKGRTENFQNGFEVDLLTLDKLPLAFYSGLYAYGGWFYLNFITEEVINPNRNMPLAIILSIVAVTVFYVLINVAYYTMMTPAEVLLSDAVAVTFANRAFQGLAPVIPILVAISCLGALNGGFFGAPRMLFVGAREGHWPAIFSMIHIRRHTPLPAVLLLYPLVVFMLVTGEIYQLLNFASFSRWFFIALATLGMLIHRYRFPLHPRPFKVPLVIGITFTVVSFFIVGLSLYSDPWNTGQSCALTLTGVPVYYMTVYRFRLPRRCRRIFDYCSKQLQILLEVAQQEVQTY; this is encoded by the exons ATGGAGGGGACCAGGATAAAGAAAGAGGGAAATGACGAGAAGGATAAGAGAGATGATGAAGTGGTGTGCCTTCGGAGGCAGATCGGACTGCTGCCTGCCGTGTCCTTCATCATTGGGACTGTGGTGGGCAGTGGGATCTTCATTGCACCGAAAGGAGTCCTGATGAACAGTGGCAGCGTGGGGTTGTCTCTGCTGGTGTGGGTGCTGTGTGGCgtcctttctctctttg GAGCCCTGTGTTATGCAGAACTGGGCACCACTTTTACAAAATCAGGGGGTCACTACACATACCTGCTGGAGACTTTGGGGCCTCTGCCTGCCTTCCTACGACTCTGGGTTGAGTTTTTATTCATCAG ACCAGCTGTTGCGTCTTATGTCTCCCTTGCCTTTGGTCGTTATGTGGTGGAGCCATTCTTCACACCCTGTGCTGCTCCCACAGTGCTCATCAGACTCGTCGGTATCCTTGGAGTGA CGTTTGTCGTAGCCGTCAATTGCTGGAGTGTGAACATGGCCTCTCGCACTCAGGTCACCTTGACTTTCATTAAGATGTTTGCCCTGGTCCTCATCATCGTCCCCGGTGTCATTGCACTGGCCAAAG GGAGGACAGAAAATTTTCAGAATGGTTTCGAGGTTGACTTGTTAACACTGGATAAGTTGCCACTGGCCTTCTATAGTGGCCTCTATGCCTATGGTGGATG GTTTTATTTGAACTTTATCACAGAAGAAGTCATAAACCCTAATAG AAACATGCCACTGGCAATAATCTTGTCCATTGTGGCAGTGACAGTCTTTTATGTGCTTATTAATGTGGCCTACTACACCATGATGACTCCCGCTGAGGTGCTTCTGTCAGATGCTGTGGCTGTG ACATTTGCCAACCGTGCTTTTCAGGGGTTGGCTCCTGTGATCCCCATTCTTGTTGCCATATCTTGCCTTGGAGCACTTAACGGTGGCTTCTTTGGGGCACCTAG GATGCTGTTTGTGGGAGCCAGGGAAGGCCACTGGCCAGCCATCTTTTCCATGATTCACATCCGCAGACACACACCTTTACCTGCTGTGTTGTTACTG TACCCCTTGGTAGTTTTCATGTTAGTCACTGGAGAGATTTACCAGCTCCTCAACTTTGCCTCCTTTTCACGCTGGTTCTTCATCGCCTTGGCAACCTTGGGGATGCTCATACATCGATATCGTTTTCCTCTCCACCCAAGACCTTTTAAG GTGCCCTTGGTCATTGGAATCACCTTCACAGTGGTCTCCTTCTTCATCGTGGGTCTGTCTCTTTACTCTGACCcctggaacacaggacaaagttGTGCTCTAACACTGACTGGTGTCCCAGTTTACTATATGACTGTCTACCGCTTTCGTTTGCCCCGTAGATGCAGgcgcatatttg ACTACTGCAGCAAACAGCTACAGATCCTTCTAGAAGTGGCTCAACAGGAAGTCCAGACTTACTGA